The following coding sequences are from one Nicotiana tomentosiformis chromosome 3, ASM39032v3, whole genome shotgun sequence window:
- the LOC138907494 gene encoding uncharacterized protein, which yields MRVDLLLLSVVDFDMILGMDWLSPCHAILDRHVETVMLAMLGLPRIEWRGSLDYVPSISYLKSQRMVGKGCLSYLSFARDVGADTLTIDFVLVVRDFLDMFHADLSGMSPDRDIDFSIDLVSSNRPISIPPYHMAPAGLKELKEQLQELLDKGFIRPSVSPWGVPIMFVKKKDGTMWMCIDYRQLNKVTIKNNYPLLRIDDLFDQLQGARVLSKIDLRDDLVLDTQPNSIPLYRMAPAKLKKLKDQLQELLDKGFIRPSASPWKALVMFVKKKDGTMQMCIDYRELNKVTIKNKHPLPRIDDLFDQFQGARMFSKIDLRSGYHQLKIRDSDILKTEFRTPYERHYDNPHLLVLKDTVQHGDAKEVSIGDNGVVKYDHQQSGGLLQRLEILEWKWERITLDFVVGLPRTLKKFDAIWVIVVRLTKYAHFIPVETTYSLERLAEIYIREIIHFHSVPVSIISDQGTHFTLQF from the exons ATGAGAGTTGATCTCCTATTGCTTAGTGTGGTTGATTTTGACATgattctgggcatggattggttgtccccatgtcatgctattctagatcgTCATGTTGAGactgtgatgttggctatgctggGGTTgcctaggatcgagtggagaggttctttggactatgttcccagtatcTCATATCTGAAgtcccaacggatggttgggaaggggtgtttgtcatatttgtctTTTGCGAGGGATGTCGGTGCTGATACTCTTACCATTGATTTTGTtttggtagtgcgagactttctagATATGTTtcatgcagacctgtcgggcatgtcgcctgacagggacattgattttagtattgacttggtgtcgagCAATCGGCcaatttctattcctccatatcatatggcaccagcagggttaaaggaattgaaagagcagcttcaggagctgCTTGacaaggggttcattaggcctagtgtgtcgccttggggtgtaccaattatgttcgtgaagaagaaggatgggactatgtggatgtgcatcgactataggcagctgaacaaagtcacaattAAGAACAACTATCCTTTGctgcgcattgatgacttatttgaccagcttcaaggagctaGAGTGTtatccaagattgacttgag GGATGACTTGGTGCTGGACACCCAGCCCaattctattcctctgtatcgtatggcaccagctaagttgaagaaattgaaagatCAGCTTcaagagcttcttgataaggggttcattaggcctagtgcaTCGCCTTGGAAAGCACTGGttatgtttgtgaagaagaaggatggtactatgcagatgtgcatcgattatagggagttgaacaaagttacaattaagaacaagcatcctttgccgcgcattgatgatttatttgaccagtttcaaGGAGCGAgaatgttctctaagattgatttgaggtctggatatcaccagttgaagattcgggactcggatattctgaagacggaaTTCAGGACCccttatg AGCGTCACTATGATAacccccatttacttgtccttaaggacacggttcagcatggtgatgccaaggaggtttctattggggaCAATGGGGTG GTGAAGTACGATCATCAACAGTCAGggggtttgcttcagaggcttgagattctcgagtggaaatgggagcgtatcaccttggactttgtagttggactcccacggactttgaagaagtttgatgctatttgggtgattgtggttCGGCTGACTAAGtacgcacatttcattccagttgagactacctattctttggagcggttggctgagatctatatccgcgagattattcACTTTCACAGTGTGcctgtgtccatcatttcagatcaagGCACACATTTCACCTTGCAGTTTTGA
- the LOC138907493 gene encoding uncharacterized protein yields the protein MKGIMRFGKKGKMSPRFIVPFEVLWRVGVFAYELALPPSLSRVHLVFHVSMLRRYHADRSHMLDYNTVQLDESLGYEEEPVAIIDRQVRHLRSKKIVVVKVQWRGQQVEEATWDAEEDMRNRYPHLFSTPDPRSPN from the exons atgaaagggatcatgaggttcgggaagaagggcaagatgagcccaaggtttattgtcccatttgaggtgttgtggCGAGTTGGGGTgtttgcttatgagcttgctttgcctcccagtctatcgagagttcatctggtcttccatgtgtctatgctccggaggtatcacgccGACAGGTCGCACATGCTAGATTacaacacggttcagctagatgagagtttgggttatgaggaggagccagttgccattattgacagACAGGTTCGCCATTTGAGGTCCAAGAAAATTGTTGTGgtgaaggtccagtggaggggtcaacaagtcgaggaagcgacttgggatgccgaggaggacatgaggaacagatatccacacctattcagcactccag atcctcgttcccctaattaa